One window from the genome of Cryobacterium sp. GrIS_2_6 encodes:
- a CDS encoding glutaredoxin domain-containing protein, with protein sequence MTAATASVPLDPRITLFGAEWCSDCRRSKKVLDGLNVDYDYVDLEAVVDGADRAHAISGRTRIPVIVFPDASHLVEPSDADLRAKLAQFSVEA encoded by the coding sequence ATGACCGCAGCGACAGCATCAGTGCCCCTCGACCCCCGCATCACCCTGTTCGGCGCGGAGTGGTGCAGCGACTGCCGCCGCTCGAAGAAGGTGCTCGACGGACTGAACGTCGACTACGACTACGTCGACCTCGAGGCCGTCGTGGACGGAGCCGACCGTGCCCACGCGATCAGTGGACGCACCCGGATCCCCGTGATCGTGTTCCCCGACGCGAGCCACCTCGTCGAGCCGAGCGACGCCGACCTGCGCGCGAAACTCGCGCAGTTCTCCGTGGAGGCCTGA
- a CDS encoding diguanylate cyclase, with protein sequence MRASSAAPVRSTSPAPAPYSTAALLAGCEISRADGRHLEGAAQAEQVLATFGITPAERAQARELLALHRLRLGEVEASVRHGLLALKYLVDTGELLRQSQAHCTLALAFHESGLHEPALRHVLGALSAARASGSKLAEFWALSRSSMVHVGMADSQRALELGRQALDLSRLLEDAEARFAGLNNLGDTCLEFARTQKTQGLDPADALAEALDNVLQAAALAHGQGHAFFETIARTNLVHILIELGRYREAREQAGLAKLLASANGYRNLEVNNDAQLAEVVRSEGRIDEATEMMAAQLSDPLIEEDPALLARLHRALVAMYKESGRFELALSHSEQLHELTLRLTRQTAGLQSRMLINTLEIEHARHETERSQLEAQVLRIRAEKLDQQAHTDPLTLLPNRRALDRQLPALMRRAHDRAQPLCAAMVDLDHFKRVNDAHGHATGDRVLAAMGTILTAAIRDSDLAVRLGGEEFLLVFADATPADAEKACERLLVAVSSFRWDDVAPGLRCTVSIGLAVRNTGERTAHWLARADKALYEAKRAGRDRVESAPQ encoded by the coding sequence GTGCGTGCATCTTCGGCAGCGCCCGTTCGCAGCACTTCACCGGCGCCCGCACCGTATTCGACCGCGGCACTCCTCGCCGGCTGCGAGATCTCGCGCGCCGACGGCCGGCACCTGGAGGGCGCGGCGCAGGCCGAACAGGTGCTCGCGACCTTCGGGATCACCCCCGCCGAACGCGCTCAGGCCCGCGAGCTGCTCGCACTGCACCGGTTGCGGTTGGGCGAGGTCGAGGCATCCGTTCGTCACGGGTTGCTCGCCCTCAAATACCTGGTCGACACGGGCGAACTGCTGCGGCAGTCGCAGGCGCATTGCACCCTGGCGCTCGCGTTCCATGAGTCCGGCCTGCACGAGCCCGCGCTGCGCCATGTGCTCGGCGCGCTGTCCGCGGCGCGGGCGAGTGGCAGCAAGCTCGCCGAATTCTGGGCGCTCAGCCGCTCCTCGATGGTGCACGTGGGTATGGCCGACTCGCAGCGCGCCCTCGAACTGGGCCGCCAGGCGCTCGACCTGTCGCGGCTGCTCGAGGACGCCGAGGCCAGATTCGCCGGACTCAACAACCTCGGCGACACCTGCCTCGAGTTCGCCCGCACGCAGAAGACGCAGGGGCTCGACCCGGCGGATGCCCTCGCCGAGGCCCTCGACAACGTGTTGCAGGCCGCGGCGCTCGCCCACGGCCAGGGGCACGCTTTTTTCGAGACGATCGCGCGCACGAACCTCGTGCACATCCTGATCGAGCTCGGCCGGTACCGCGAGGCGCGTGAGCAGGCCGGGCTGGCCAAGCTGCTCGCCTCGGCCAACGGCTACCGTAACCTCGAGGTCAACAATGACGCCCAGCTCGCCGAGGTGGTGCGGTCGGAGGGCCGAATCGACGAGGCGACCGAGATGATGGCGGCCCAGCTCTCCGACCCCCTGATCGAGGAAGATCCGGCGCTGCTGGCGCGGCTGCACCGTGCACTCGTCGCCATGTACAAGGAGAGCGGCCGGTTCGAGCTCGCGCTCAGCCATTCCGAACAGTTGCACGAGCTGACCCTGCGCCTGACGCGGCAGACGGCCGGGCTGCAGTCCCGGATGCTGATCAACACTCTCGAGATCGAACATGCCCGCCACGAGACCGAACGGTCGCAGCTCGAGGCGCAGGTGCTGCGCATCCGTGCGGAAAAACTCGACCAGCAGGCCCACACCGACCCGCTCACCCTGTTGCCGAACCGGCGAGCGCTGGACCGGCAGCTGCCCGCGCTGATGCGCCGGGCGCACGACCGCGCGCAGCCGCTTTGCGCGGCGATGGTCGACCTCGACCACTTCAAACGGGTGAACGACGCCCACGGTCACGCAACAGGCGACCGGGTGCTGGCCGCGATGGGCACGATCCTGACGGCTGCCATCCGTGACAGCGACCTCGCGGTGCGGCTCGGCGGTGAGGAATTCCTGTTGGTCTTCGCCGACGCGACGCCGGCCGATGCGGAGAAGGCCTGCGAACGCCTGCTCGTCGCGGTGAGCAGCTTCCGCTGGGACGACGTCGCCCCGGGCCTGCGCTGCACCGTGAGCATCGGCCTGGCCGTTCGGAATACCGGCGAACGCACGGCACACTGGCTCGCCCGCGCCGACAAGGCCCTCTACGAGGCCAAGCGCGCCGGCCGCGACCGCGTCGAGTCCGCCCCGCAGTAG